The genomic stretch TTCATAGCACATCCGGACTGGTCAAGTGCAGATTTTCGGAAACTCAGGAAGACCGTAAGCTTGCTTAGGCCACAGATTGCAACAGTCAATCCCTTAACGCCCTTTCCGAATCTTCCCCTTTACAGAAAATATGAGGATAGGTTACTGTATCCTGCTGAGGACTTTGAGAGCTGGTCTTTTGGCCAAGTGATGATTAGGCCCTCTCAGATGTCGCTAAAACGTTACTATTACGAATTGCTTCTAACCAATTTATATATAAACCTAATCATAAATCGTAAGACAGAAATGATAAACCAGTACGGATTCAGAAGAATTGTTAAGCTCGCTTTGGGCTCAAGTCGCACGTTTTTTAAATACTGTCTCCTTATGCTGACCTCAAAGTGATTCCGTCATTCTTCGGGCTTAATCTCATAAAGTGCGAACAATCTTACTCCAAAAATTAACACCTCAAGACTAAGATCTAACATGTTAGAATATCTTGAGGTGTTTTTGTTTTCCTGTTTTCTTTAAGCCAAAACCCAAAAAGAGGTGATAGAGTGAGACGAGCGCTTATCCTGTTTTTCACACTTGTTACCTTTATTTTTTCAAATGAACTAGAAATAACGTACACCCAAATTATTGAATCTGAACCGGTTTCTCATTATCTGAAAATGACGGAAAGTTATCTAAGAAAGACTGGAATCGATGATCTTATTCGTAAAGAGGTTGTGCAAAGCTACAGTTTGACCGCTCTAGGGAATTTACCTTTACCTGAGGAATCCAGTGTAAAACACCAGGTCACCGATAAGATTTGGGTGGTTGCTGGTGACACAGGGATTACGGATACTGAACTTAGCGATTATAGCACGATGATCAAAGAGATTTCCTTGCCCGCTTTAAAAAGCAAGCTCAATCGAGTACCCGTAAAGAAGGTTAGGATTACCCTGTTTACCACGCCTGAATCTTTTGGACAAGCTCTCCTTCAAGCTGGGATTGCTTCTTCTGATGTAACAACAATGGTTAAGAGTTCAGGTGGTGTCGCCTTAAATTCATCGATTTGGATTCCTCTCTATAATTTAGAGGGTAAAGGCGGAATCGCTAATGCCTTAACTCATGAATTAGTTCATGTCACCTTAAACCAACTAGGTATTGCGAGTAAGCTGCCACTGTGGTTAAATGAGGGAACAGCCTGGGTTACGGGGCTTGCTGCACAGGAAAAAGTTGATTCCTTTCAAGCTAAGGTTGAAACGGTAGTAATGAGAGAAAGCGTTCAGAATTTAGCCGAAAAGGGTAAACTTCAACCCTTAGATGACACCGAGCAAGGTTTGTATTATCTAGAAGCTCAGGGTTATCTAGCGACGGATGCACTCATTAAAAAATATGGTTTAGAAACCTTCCAAGAGTTCCTTAACCAAACTCAAAATAGCAGGGTTAATGATAGCTTCGAGCGGACTTTCAAATTAAGTCTTTACGATTATGAGAAGGCCTTTAAACCATAAGTTCTTGCTAGGGAGTATTAAATGTAAAGGGGATAAAACCAATGAAAAAAATATTAGGAATTGCACTTGTATGGTTATTGACTTTTGGACTCACCGCCTGTGGTTTTTCAAATAACAGCGGGAATCCCTCGGCCAATAACCCATCAAAGGTAGAGGAATCTATCCCAAGTTATAAAAATATTAAACCTGAAGAAGCTAAAAAACTTCTCGAAAGCGACAACGAAATCGTTTTAGTTGACGTTAGAACACTCTCGGAATATGCAGACAAGCATATTCCCGCCAGTACACTCATCCCTCTAGGTCAAATTGAAAAGGAAGCGCCTAGTAAGATTTCCAATAAGGATACCCAAATCATTGTCTATTGTAGAAGCGGCAGTAGAAGTGTTGCAGCAGCAAAGATTTTGGTAAATATGGGATATACGAATGTTCATAATCTTGGGGGGATAAATTCTTGGCCCTATGATACGGAAAGTGGTAAGTAAGCACAACGAAATCAGTCAAATCCAAGCCCTAGATGCCCTTATGTAAGGCATCTAGGGCTTTTGCTTTTCGGGTTAAGCTCTACATTGTTTTTCGGCAGAAACTTCAGGGTTCTTATTGCTTGACGAAATCCAAGTCTTCTGGTAAGATTTCAATACGGAATGGGATAATAAAACCTAGCGGAATAGTATACATTAGAAGCAAGAAGGTGAAAGAACGTGGCCATACAGATCAAAGGGTTAGGTAAGCATTTTCCCCAAGATGGAAAACAAACTGATGTCTTGGTCGATATCAATCTTACTGTAAATGATGGGGATTTTGTCTCTTTGCTGGGGCCCTCAGGATGTGGGAAATCGACCTTGCTCAACATCATTGCTGGGTTGGAGAAGTCGTCAAAGGGCGAGGTGCTCGTCGATCATCAGCTCGTGACAGGCCCGAAGAGTGATCGAGTGATGGTTTTCCAAGAAGCAGCTCTCTTTCCTTGGTTGTCGGTAATGGACAACGTTATGTTTGGATTAAAGATGAAGGGTGTGCCAGCGCGGCAAGCACAGGAATTGGCTCAGGAAACCTTAAAGATGGTGCATTTAAGCCGATTTACTAAGGCGTATCCACATGAATTGTCCGGGGGGATGCGTCAACGGGTAGCGATTGCTCGGGCATTGGTCATGGATCCTAAATACTTACTTATGGATGAGCCCTTTGGAGCTTTGGATGAGCAAACAAAGCTTCTTCTCCACAGTGAATTGCAAGATATATGGCAGAAGACCAAAAAGACAATTATCTTTGTAACCCACAGTATCCATGAGGCAGTCCAGCTTTCCAATCGCGTAATGTTAATGGGTACGAGACCGGGACGGATCATTAAGGAATTCCTTATCCCGTATTCCCAGCCGAGAAGTAAAAGTGATCCGAATTTGACTTATATCGAAGGGCAGATCTTCGACGATTTGAAAGAAGAGATCGAAAAAGTGATGCAGGAGGAGGTGGATCATGACTACCATGTTACGTCGAATCGTCTTCCTTGGAGCGCTGATCGGGATCTGGGAAGTAATATTTAGATTCCAGATTTGGCCGCCCTTCATGTTTCCTTCCCCTTTAAACGTTGCCCAAACCCTCATTCATGGGTTCCAAGATGGTAGTTTCATCATCGCTTTGAAGGCTAGTTTCCAGCGGCTATTGATGGGCTATAGCTTAGCTGTTTTCATTGGTATATTTCTCGGAGTCAGTATTGCCAAGTCGAAAATCATGAATGAGACGGTAGGGATGTTGGTAATAGGCTTGCAAAGTGTGCCGAGCATTGTCTGGTTACCACTGGCTTTACTCTGGTTCGGGATGTCTGAAACAGCCATAACGTTCATTGTTACTCTGGGAGGGACCTGGACGATGACCACGAATACGGCTACTGGTATTCGCAATGTACAACCGGTTTTGACGCGTGCAGCAAGGACCATGGGTGCCTCGGGTTGGCATCTTTTCCTTAAAGTGACCTTACCGGCTTCGGTGCCCCACCTGATTACGGGGATGCGTCTTTCTTGGGCGTTCGCCTGGCGGGCACTAATGGCGGGAGAATTGATCGGGAGTGGGAGCGGCTTGGGTCAAATGCTCAATTTTGGACGTGATGTCGGGAACATGAGCTTAGTCCTCTCGATTATGGTTATTATTGCTGTGATCGGTATGATCTTAGATAATCTCGTGTTTCAAAGGATTGAAAAGAACGTCTTAACTCGTTGGGGGTTAGCAAAGGTATAATAAGGGCTTAAGATGCCGAAACACCACAAGAAAAATATAGATCAAAAATAGCAATAAGCGTATGAATATGGAGGAAGAAACCTATGAAACTTAATTTAAAGAAAATCAAAC from Desulfitobacterium dichloroeliminans LMG P-21439 encodes the following:
- a CDS encoding rhodanese-like domain-containing protein; protein product: MKKILGIALVWLLTFGLTACGFSNNSGNPSANNPSKVEESIPSYKNIKPEEAKKLLESDNEIVLVDVRTLSEYADKHIPASTLIPLGQIEKEAPSKISNKDTQIIVYCRSGSRSVAAAKILVNMGYTNVHNLGGINSWPYDTESGK
- a CDS encoding ABC transporter ATP-binding protein, encoding MAIQIKGLGKHFPQDGKQTDVLVDINLTVNDGDFVSLLGPSGCGKSTLLNIIAGLEKSSKGEVLVDHQLVTGPKSDRVMVFQEAALFPWLSVMDNVMFGLKMKGVPARQAQELAQETLKMVHLSRFTKAYPHELSGGMRQRVAIARALVMDPKYLLMDEPFGALDEQTKLLLHSELQDIWQKTKKTIIFVTHSIHEAVQLSNRVMLMGTRPGRIIKEFLIPYSQPRSKSDPNLTYIEGQIFDDLKEEIEKVMQEEVDHDYHVTSNRLPWSADRDLGSNI
- a CDS encoding ABC transporter permease, whose product is MTTMLRRIVFLGALIGIWEVIFRFQIWPPFMFPSPLNVAQTLIHGFQDGSFIIALKASFQRLLMGYSLAVFIGIFLGVSIAKSKIMNETVGMLVIGLQSVPSIVWLPLALLWFGMSETAITFIVTLGGTWTMTTNTATGIRNVQPVLTRAARTMGASGWHLFLKVTLPASVPHLITGMRLSWAFAWRALMAGELIGSGSGLGQMLNFGRDVGNMSLVLSIMVIIAVIGMILDNLVFQRIEKNVLTRWGLAKV